A segment of the Synergistaceae bacterium genome:
ACTCAAGAAAGATATAACGTTAGCAGACAGGGTATATGAATGCACATGCGGATATAGAGAAGACAGAGACATTCACGCAGCTCGTAACATGATATTGCTGAGTAAGAAAAATACCTGTGGGACACAGGAAATTAACGCCTTTGGAGAGGACGTAAGACTTTGGCAGAACACCGCGAAGCAGCCTCGTTGAATTAGGAAGCCCTTATATCCGCAAGGGAGGGTAGTTCACTGTGAGTGTCTTGTCGATTTCGGGCAGTGTGAAATTCTCGAACTCTGAGACTCTCCCTATTCCGGCTGTGATTATGAGGGCGTTTATGCTGCTGTCTTCCGCTAATCCTGCTATGAAGTCCATATCAGGCCGCCGCATGTCAAATCGGGAATACTCGCATTCATTCTCAGAGATAATATTTCTGTCAGGCTCGGCAATGTCGAGTATATGAACCCCTGCGCCCCTGTCTGAAAGAGCGCGTGAAAGCGCGAGGCCGATACCATTGCTGCCGCCTATCACTACAGCTTTTGTTACGGGCATTGCGATATGTCATCCTTCCTGTGAAAATTTTTACTGGCTATGATATTAGGAACGGGAATAATCCGCAAGCCGTGAATTATTTTATGGCCCTGTAGTATTCCTCCGTCTGTATTGCCATATCGTCAACGGTCATAATATTTTCCGCGCTTAACGGACTGGCTTCACCCATCAAAATGAATCTCTCAATCGCTCCCCGCCATCTGTCCACATCACCCGCAGGCACTAATTCACCGTGAGAAAATTCCCGCAGTGCCTCCAAATCTGACGCTATCACAGGAAGCCCGACGCTTAACGCCTCAAGCACAACGAGTCCCATCCCTTCACTGTAGGACGGAAACAGCATACACGATGACTCGGCCATGAATCTTTCGACCTCGTTCCGCTCTTTGTCCCCGTGAAATTTCACACGCCCGGAGATTCCGAGAGTCCCCGCAAGCGATTCCAGACTCCCGCGT
Coding sequences within it:
- a CDS encoding SDR family oxidoreductase; its protein translation is MPVTKAVVIGGSNGIGLALSRALSDRGAGVHILDIAEPDRNIISENECEYSRFDMRRPDMDFIAGLAEDSSINALIITAGIGRVSEFENFTLPEIDKTLTVNYPPLRI